One Scylla paramamosain isolate STU-SP2022 chromosome 7, ASM3559412v1, whole genome shotgun sequence DNA window includes the following coding sequences:
- the LOC135102181 gene encoding uncharacterized protein LOC135102181, with amino-acid sequence MLSHEESRMESQPQQAVSSNDTLVLVGRRASPINSLEREHLTKLVRNEIILANESTDGKVMAMKKLAWERVALHFNAAGYCEKRTVYQLQKVWERIKGKAKHKHANVKCKSCKTGSGAAPPPIPEASANKVLTIPGT; translated from the exons ATGTTAAG CCATGAAGAAAGCAGGATGGAGTCCCAACCGCAGCAGGCTGTCTCCAGCAATGACACCCTGGTGCTGGTGGGGCGAAGGGCCAGCCCTATAAATTCCCTAGAGCGTGAGCACCTCACTAAGCTCGTACGGAATGAAATTATCTTAGCCAATGAGAGCACAGATGGTAAAGTCATGGCCATGAAAAAATTAGCATGGGAGAGGGTTGCCCTCCATTTTAATGCAGCTGGATATTGTGAGAAGAGAACAGTATATCAGCTGCAAAAAGTATGGGAGCGCATTAAAGGAAA ggCTAAACATAAACATGCTAATGTCAAATGTAAATCATGTAAAACTGGTAGTGGTgcagctcctcctcccatccctgaAGCAAGTGCCAATAAGGTGCTCACCATTCCAGGCACATAA